The DNA window AAATCCCTGCGGCAGTGAAGAGAATTCGATCTGATCGGTCATTCCCTGGTAGGTGCCGAGGGGGGTCTTTGCGGTGAACAGCTCGGGCGGTATGACCGAGTGTTCCGCAGTGCTCCCCGCTGTGGTGGTAGCGAACTCCTTGTCGAAGATCCCCAGGGAGATCAGCCAGAGACAGACGCGGGTGAGTGAGACCCGCACTCGGTAGGAGCCGCCCTCGGCGGCTCTGCGGCGGAGCGCCTCCATTATCCCGACCGTGCCGAACCAGCCGACGATGTTATCGACTATGGGCAGCAGCGGTGGCATCCTGGGGCCTTCGAGCGTGCCGCCGAGAGCGAAGATCCCGCTGACGCAAGCGCCGATCTCGTCGAATCCCGGGCGTGTCGCCCACGGCCCCTCGGCGCCGTGCAGCAGCACCTGCGCATGGATCAGACCCCGGTGGCCGGTGGCGACCTTCTCGGCCGTCAGGCCGACCTGCTCTAGGTGGGCAGGGTGACGGTTGGAGAAGAAGACGTCAGTTTCCCGCAAAAGCTCGTCCAGCTTGGCACGATCGTCGCCGGTATCGGATAGGTACGCCGATCGCATGCCTACCTGTGTGTCCCAGTAAAACATTTCGACCTCGCTGTCGTCGGGGCGCCACACGTTCAGGACGTCAGCCCTGAACGATGCCAGATCCACGCCGATCCCGGAGCCGGCAATGACATGCCCCATTCCCAAGGCCCGGATGTCTTCCAGCGGCGTTGACGCACCGGCCGCCAGCGGCTGCGGATCGCCATCAGCGATCTTCTCGACGGAGATGAGTGGCATGTGCTGCAGCACATGCTGGTACTGCTGCTCCTGGAAGGACTCCTCGGTCGATCGCACCTTGGCGATGATGATGCCGACATCAGCGGCCGCCTCCTCGAGCTCATCTGCGTCCCGCCTCGCGATGGCCTCGTGGACCGACTTGACGTTGTCCGCGCAGTCCAGGAACGTCAGGGCCCTCTGGTGCAGCCCCGGTAGACGTTGAGCGCAACCACATGCCGCCCGGCCCGGGTAGCGCGGAAGAACGGCACTTCGCCGAACGGGTTGTACTTATTCCACTTAAGCGACGGCGGCCGTCCGTTGACCTGTTCCCACCGCCCGTCCGCGAATCCGGAGAACCGCTGGAACGCCCTCCGAACGTCGATGGCGATGTCCTGGCCGCCGACACCGCGTTCGCGTTAAATCGCTGAAGCAGCAACACCCTTGGCGCCGAGCGCCACCGCAGCCGCAGACCCGAAAAGGAACGGACTGGCGATCACGGGTCCGCTCCGCCGTAGAAACGCACGTCCCCACCAGCGTCCTTGATGCTGAGACCGACAGTGCCCAGCACGTCGTCGAGAACTGCTGTGAAGTCGAAGTCAGTAGAAGTCAGGGGGTTGTTGACGCTGTGCCTGATCTGTTCGGTGAGGCCTGACGTTGCTGCTCCGTTGCTGGTCCCTTCGTAGATGCGTCCGCATTCCGTAAGACAAGTCTGGCGCGCCGCCTCCGGGTCCCGCCCGCGAATAAGGCTGCTCGATCCCTGGTCCCTGGCGACCAGGGGGTTGAGCACTCCTGGTTCTCAGACTTAGGGATGACTACTGCCTCGCGAACGGCACCGGCCTTGCCGATGGCGGCGACGTAGACGCCATCCCTATGTCCATCATCCGCTCCGACCGGGAATCCTGACACCCCTCTTACGACGTTCCGTTTCCTTGGAGCGGGCACCCCGTTGATGCGACAATCCCTCACGGATCCGGGCCGTCCAGAGCGGCCCGACTTAGGGGTAGTCCACCCATGGCCCAGTACCTTCTGTTCGGGCAGGCATAGTCGGCGTCGGTTCGCGTGCACGAAGTATGCTGCGGGGATGCGGATGCCCTGTGCGCTGCGCGGGCCGCCAAGGGGCACGTTCGCTGTGACTTCCATGGGCGTTGCCTGTGGATTATCCCCGGGCCCTTGCGCAACGCTGGTTGCCTGCGGCAATCTGTTGGTCACTTGGTGAAGTGATTTCAAGAGCGGACAGCGAAGGCGCCGTCGAACCTTTCCGCGGCGATGTCGCCGCCCGGGCAGGAAGCCCACAGAACGGGAGGACCCCTATGGCCGGCTTGTTTGAACTGTTCGTTGACGCACAGTCGCACGTCAGGTTCCGGCTCACAGCACCCGATGGAACCGTCATGGCCGTCTCCAAACCGTTTGACGACAAACCCGCCGCCGTTGCAGGCATAGCCGCGGTCCGTGAATACGCCGGCATGGGTCACATCACCGACCTTTGCCCGCCTCACTCGGACGGCCCTGCACCAGCGCGTACGCATTCCGGGCAGCCTTCCGGGGCATACCGCGACAGGGCGCTGCACCGGGCCGCAACAACCAAACCCGGGTTGGCCGGCGCCGCCTGACCGGGAACGCAGGCCCCACCGCCGCGGAACTCCCCGGGTGCTTCGGAGGAACCGGCTTCCGGGGCAATGGTGGATCCGGCGTCCCGGAAACGGGAACTCTTTTAAACGCGTGAAAGGTAATTACGATGACCGAATCTCAGGAACCGGCCCTGGCGCCGATGACGGCGGTGCAGTCCGGGCTCATCGGACGGCTTGCGGCGCAACTGCGCGTCGATTCCATCCGGTGCAGTACACAGGCCGGTTCCGGTCATCCGACCTCCTCGTTGTCGGCTGCGGATCTCATGGCTGTCCTGCTCGAACGGCACCTCCGCTATGACTGGGACGAGCCGTCGCTGCCGACGAACGACCACCTCATTTTCTCCAAGGGCCATGCCTCCCCGCTGCTGTACTCCATGTATCGGGCGGTCGGTGTGGTCGAGGAGGACGAACTAATCCATACTTACCGGCAGTTCGGCGGCCGGCTCCAGGGACACCCCACACCCGCCCTGCCCTGGGTTGACGTCGCGACCGGCTCGCTGGGCCAGGGCCTGCCGGCCGCGGTCGGCGTCGCTCTGGCCGGACGGTACCTGGACCGGCTGCCGTACCGGACCTGGGTCCTGTGCGGAGACAGTGAACTGGCCGAAGGATCCGTCTGGGAGGCTGTGGACAAGGCCGCCTACTACAAGCTGGGCAACCTGACCGCCATCGTGGACGTCAACCGCCTGGGCCAGAACGGCCCCACCGAGCTCCAATGGGACATGGAGCGTTACGCCCGCCGTGTGGAGGCCTTCGGTGCCCATCCCCTCATCATCGACGGCCACGACCATACGGCGATCGACGACGCGCTCACCCGGGCACGGTCCCGGCCCGACCAGCCAACAGTCATTCTCGCCCGAACCATCAAAGGTAAAGGCGTTCCCGAGATCGAAGACCGGAACGGCTGGCACGGCAAGCCGCTCCCGAAGGACATGGCCGACCGCGCCGTGGCAGCGCTCGGTGGCCCCGGTAACCTCCGGATCACCACGGCCCTCCCTGAAGACGGCACCCCTGCGATCACCCCCAACGCACAGGCAGCTGTCAGTCTGCCCCGATGGGAGCCGGGTGAGGAGGTGGCAACCCGGGCCGCCTTCGGCGCCGCCGTGTCCGCGCTGGCCGCCCGCCCGGAGGTCGTTGTCCTGGACGGGGAGGTGGGCAACTCGACCCACGCCGGGGAATTCCAAGACGCCGCCCCGGAACGGTACTTCGAAATGTTCATCGCTGAACAACAACTCGTCGCCTCCGCGATCGGGCTCTCGGTCCGCGGCTACACAGCGTTCGCCGCGAGTTTCGCGGCTTTCCTGGTCTCCCGGCCCTTCGACTTTATCCGGATGGCAGGAGTCTCCCAGGTCAATGTCCGGCTCGTCGGCACCCATG is part of the Arthrobacter sp. KBS0703 genome and encodes:
- a CDS encoding CoA transferase, yielding MRSTEESFQEQQYQHVLQHMPLISVEKIADGDPQPLAAGASTPLEDIRALGMGHVIAGSGIGVDLASFRADVLNVWRPDDSEVEMFYWDTQVGMRSAYLSDTGDDRAKLDELLRETDVFFSNRHPAHLEQVGLTAEKVATGHRGLIHAQVLLHGAEGPWATRPGFDEIGACVSGIFALGGTLEGPRMPPLLPIVDNIVGWFGTVGIMEALRRRAAEGGSYRVRVSLTRVCLWLISLGIFDKEFATTTAGSTAEHSVIPPELFTAKTPLGTYQGMTDQIEFSSLPQGFTTTVLQPMGADQPEWLPRVAHPA
- a CDS encoding YegP family protein, with product MAGLFELFVDAQSHVRFRLTAPDGTVMAVSKPFDDKPAAVAGIAAVREYAGMGHITDLCPPHSDGPAPARTHSGQPSGAYRDRALHRAATTKPGLAGAA
- a CDS encoding transketolase produces the protein MTESQEPALAPMTAVQSGLIGRLAAQLRVDSIRCSTQAGSGHPTSSLSAADLMAVLLERHLRYDWDEPSLPTNDHLIFSKGHASPLLYSMYRAVGVVEEDELIHTYRQFGGRLQGHPTPALPWVDVATGSLGQGLPAAVGVALAGRYLDRLPYRTWVLCGDSELAEGSVWEAVDKAAYYKLGNLTAIVDVNRLGQNGPTELQWDMERYARRVEAFGAHPLIIDGHDHTAIDDALTRARSRPDQPTVILARTIKGKGVPEIEDRNGWHGKPLPKDMADRAVAALGGPGNLRITTALPEDGTPAITPNAQAAVSLPRWEPGEEVATRAAFGAAVSALAARPEVVVLDGEVGNSTHAGEFQDAAPERYFEMFIAEQQLVASAIGLSVRGYTAFAASFAAFLVSRPFDFIRMAGVSQVNVRLVGTHAGVEIGQDGPSQMALEDIAAMRAVHSSSVLYPADAPSTAQLVKAMADTPGISYLRATRGAYPVIYGPDEQFPLGGCKVHHAGSRDALTLIGAGVTLHECLTAAAQLAEDGINARVIDLYSIKPIDTDTLRRTCQETGGRIVIAEDHYPEGGIGAAILEALAGPDMPELHAALLAVKGLPTSGTPQELLDAAGISARHITAAARSLLQTG